The Patagioenas fasciata isolate bPatFas1 chromosome 3, bPatFas1.hap1, whole genome shotgun sequence genome contains a region encoding:
- the RAB32 gene encoding ras-related protein Rab-32 has product MAGGERAGSGVPECREHLFKVLVIGELGVGKTSIIKRYVHQLFSQHYRATIGVDFALKVINWDSKTLVRLQLWDIAGQERFGNMTRVYYKEAVGAFVVFDVTRGSTFEAVSKWKHDLDSKVLLPNGSPIPAVLLANKCDQKKDGSQNPSQMDQFCREGGFVGWFETSAKDNINIDEAARFLVENILANYKTFPNEENDVGKPKLDLDPLKAESKSQCC; this is encoded by the exons ATGGCCGGCGGGGAACGAGCGGGCTCCGGCGTGCCGGAGTGCCGGGAGCATCTGTTCAAGGTGCTGGTGATCGGGGAGCTGGGCGTCGGTAAAACCAGTATTATCAAGCGGTACGTGCACCAGCTCTTCTCCCAGCACTACCGGGCCACCATCGGGGTGGATTTCGCGCTCAAAGTTATCAACTGGGACAGCAAGACCCTGGTgcggctgcagctctgggatATAGCAG GCCAGGAGCGCTTTGGAAATATGACTAGAGTATACTACAAAGAGGCAGTTGGTGCTTTTGTGGTCTTTGATGTCACAAGAGGCTCCACTTTTGAGGCTGTTTCAAAATGGAAGCATGATTTGGACAGTAAAGTACTACTTCCTAATGgcagccccatccctgctgtTCTTCTTGCAAACAAGTGTGACCAAAAGAAAGATGGCAGCCAGAATCCCTCTCAAATGGACCAGTTCTGCAGAGAAGGTGGCTTTGTTGGATGGTTTGAAACTTCTGCTAAG GACAACATCAACATAGATGAAGCTGCCCGATTTTTGGTGGAAAACATCCTTGCCAACTATAAAACCTTTCCTAATGAAGAGAATGATGTGGGGAAACCAAAACTGGACCTTGACCCAttgaaagcagaaagcaaatcACAATGCTGCTAA